The proteins below are encoded in one region of Bacteriovorax sp. Seq25_V:
- a CDS encoding ABC transporter substrate-binding protein produces the protein MKKSLVATLALLIFLPSQAGEVVKVSTLEWPPYTSALTDKFNESNILVKKIFKQVNVKAEFNFYPWSRALMLASNGLVDALGPEYYSEARSKDFYYSEPFYETPLVLVARKDFPLDSYKELSFLTKYKIGVVKNYINNEYIDDNNTITKENALDDLNNIKKLIAKRIDVIVIDKKVMDYLIEKEGLGHDFKVLEPILERKKLYVVFPKKKKGSLELRDKFNAGLRKLQLSDRGAHP, from the coding sequence ATGAAGAAAAGTCTTGTAGCAACACTAGCTTTACTAATATTTTTACCTTCACAAGCTGGAGAAGTAGTTAAGGTCTCCACACTTGAGTGGCCTCCGTACACTTCAGCTCTTACTGACAAGTTCAACGAGAGTAATATACTTGTGAAAAAGATTTTCAAACAGGTCAATGTAAAAGCGGAGTTTAATTTCTATCCATGGTCTCGCGCCCTTATGCTAGCATCAAATGGTCTTGTTGATGCCCTTGGACCGGAATATTATAGTGAAGCGAGAAGCAAAGACTTCTATTACTCTGAACCATTTTACGAAACACCTCTTGTGCTAGTTGCACGCAAAGATTTTCCTCTCGATAGTTATAAAGAGTTATCTTTTTTAACTAAATATAAAATCGGAGTCGTTAAGAATTACATCAACAATGAATACATCGACGATAATAATACAATCACAAAGGAAAATGCTCTTGATGATCTTAATAATATCAAAAAACTAATCGCCAAGAGAATTGATGTCATTGTCATTGACAAAAAAGTAATGGATTATTTGATAGAAAAAGAAGGTTTGGGCCATGACTTTAAAGTTCTTGAGCCAATTCTTGAGAGAAAAAAACTATATGTGGTTTTCCCAAAAAAGAAAAAAGGCTCACTTGAACT
- a CDS encoding DUF3373 family protein: MKKLFVIVLSVTSIYAQVTKKEINDIQSRLEELELVNYTRNFSISGQLINMYEAYEKKKTTDISTGATEKDEVNVYATIASLDVNYDVNDRINFYSTLGMSKFWNNEGRDGDAEDYWNKSNQGSLGYQGSTARFDKVFFTYTPNEYYNFAIGRMPTNFGPPQHQLDGQERSGTYPRMAYNSIFDGVALSINLAKFLPKDHSLKLKFFYTPYINIDKSDRTKQRKTPADTSGKPGPNEKVKSDTLLWAFLGEYEVKNLSWVDSLEMYIFTLNYEDFWWESYKDTYRGWGYNWTLGLNGIANTGLNFWMSFIGTDWQAKANNKHINGEGYLFNLNYKFDSTHVVGAEYLVTNKNYYLDEWTYFNIAPFYKTSDMTGYHLYWSMPIYDNLRMRLGTYQYEVSHSDYYNKQEGSSYYAMVKLSF; encoded by the coding sequence ATGAAAAAATTATTTGTAATTGTTCTTTCGGTAACAAGCATTTATGCGCAGGTTACGAAAAAAGAGATTAATGATATTCAGTCTCGATTAGAGGAACTGGAGCTTGTAAACTATACTAGGAATTTTTCAATTTCTGGTCAGTTGATTAATATGTATGAAGCATATGAAAAGAAAAAAACAACGGATATCTCAACTGGAGCGACAGAGAAAGATGAAGTTAATGTTTATGCAACAATTGCGTCTCTTGACGTTAATTATGATGTGAATGATAGGATCAATTTTTATTCAACATTGGGAATGTCTAAGTTTTGGAATAACGAAGGACGCGATGGTGATGCAGAAGATTACTGGAATAAGTCTAATCAGGGAAGTTTAGGTTATCAGGGATCAACAGCTCGCTTTGATAAAGTGTTTTTTACGTATACACCTAATGAATATTACAATTTTGCTATTGGAAGAATGCCAACGAACTTCGGGCCACCTCAGCACCAGTTAGATGGGCAAGAGAGAAGTGGTACTTATCCAAGAATGGCATATAATTCAATATTTGACGGTGTTGCACTATCTATTAATTTAGCAAAATTTCTTCCAAAAGATCATAGTTTAAAATTAAAATTTTTCTACACTCCGTATATTAATATTGATAAATCAGACAGAACAAAGCAAAGGAAGACGCCTGCGGATACTTCTGGTAAGCCTGGGCCAAATGAGAAAGTTAAATCTGATACACTTCTATGGGCTTTTTTGGGAGAATACGAAGTTAAAAATCTTTCATGGGTAGACAGCTTAGAAATGTATATTTTCACATTGAACTATGAAGATTTCTGGTGGGAGTCATACAAAGATACTTATAGAGGATGGGGATATAATTGGACACTTGGGTTAAATGGAATTGCTAATACTGGCCTAAATTTTTGGATGAGCTTTATTGGTACAGACTGGCAAGCAAAAGCAAATAATAAGCACATTAATGGAGAAGGATATCTATTCAACTTAAATTATAAGTTTGATAGTACACATGTAGTTGGGGCCGAGTATCTTGTAACAAATAAGAACTACTATCTTGATGAATGGACGTATTTTAACATCGCTCCATTTTATAAGACATCAGATATGACTGGATATCATTTATACTGGTCAATGCCTATATATGATAACTTAAGAATGCGATTAGGTACGTATCAATACGAAGTTTCACACTCTGATTATTATAATAAGCAAGAGGGGAGCTCGTACTATGCAATGGTAAAATTAAGCTTCTAA
- a CDS encoding hemolysin family protein, giving the protein MEIDSFEIVSLTVCFCLSGFFSGSEAVLLSVSHDRARQLIEEGGPKGKALSFMVEKPSELLTTILVGNNIVNIFASSLTTVIAQRIFATDAISIAVGVTTLIILIFGEIMPKTFARTHAESLSVFTIRVLQVFYYLTYPVIKLMVWVINTVLGENAQLTGRVVTKDDIEYMIQKAEKENTMDAKQIDMINSILEFPKIKVKDIMIPRKEVKYIQVKMQYKEIISIVNLDTHSRYPVCDGELENIKGFLHVKSLAFVKDEDKKDFDLMNYLKEPFFVFEHMKIQAVFDHMNRKKVHLALVKDENGLIVGIITLEDIIEEILGEIQDEHDLDEEEVLKEYMEVDSEDGIVVDGSISLRELYNDYDIKIPLNDNYSTLAGFVLDMLGNNFPEEGQIIVWEGLSFHLLKVDDYEIREVRIKDVDGEKHLYSKREVVESASPEPEEPEVIN; this is encoded by the coding sequence ATGGAGATAGACAGTTTTGAGATAGTCTCATTAACGGTATGCTTTTGTCTTTCTGGATTCTTTTCAGGATCAGAGGCAGTTTTACTATCAGTCAGTCATGATCGCGCAAGACAATTAATTGAAGAAGGTGGACCTAAAGGTAAGGCCCTTAGCTTTATGGTTGAAAAACCAAGCGAACTTTTAACGACAATTCTTGTTGGAAATAATATTGTAAATATTTTCGCATCTTCTCTAACCACAGTAATTGCGCAAAGAATTTTTGCAACTGATGCTATTAGTATTGCAGTAGGGGTAACAACTTTAATTATTCTAATCTTTGGTGAAATCATGCCAAAGACTTTTGCAAGAACTCATGCAGAATCTCTATCTGTTTTCACTATTCGTGTTCTACAGGTTTTCTACTATCTAACTTACCCAGTTATTAAGCTTATGGTTTGGGTTATCAATACAGTGCTTGGAGAAAATGCTCAACTTACCGGACGAGTGGTCACGAAAGACGATATTGAGTACATGATTCAAAAAGCGGAAAAAGAAAATACAATGGATGCTAAGCAGATCGATATGATTAACTCGATTCTTGAGTTTCCAAAAATTAAAGTAAAAGACATCATGATTCCTCGAAAGGAAGTAAAGTATATTCAGGTAAAAATGCAGTATAAAGAGATTATCAGTATAGTTAATCTCGATACGCACAGTCGCTACCCTGTTTGTGATGGAGAACTTGAAAATATAAAAGGTTTTCTTCATGTGAAATCACTTGCCTTTGTTAAAGATGAGGATAAGAAAGATTTTGATTTAATGAATTACCTCAAGGAACCGTTCTTTGTTTTCGAGCATATGAAAATTCAGGCTGTATTTGATCACATGAATAGAAAGAAAGTTCACCTTGCCCTTGTGAAAGATGAGAATGGACTGATCGTGGGTATTATTACCCTAGAAGATATTATCGAGGAAATCCTTGGGGAGATTCAAGATGAGCACGACCTTGATGAAGAAGAAGTTCTAAAAGAGTATATGGAAGTTGATTCTGAAGATGGAATTGTTGTTGATGGATCAATTTCTCTTAGAGAACTTTATAACGATTACGACATTAAAATTCCTTTAAATGATAATTATTCTACTCTAGCTGGCTTTGTACTGGATATGCTTGGAAATAACTTTCCTGAAGAAGGGCAGATTATCGTTTGGGAAGGATTAAGTTTCCATTTATTGAAAGTAGATGACTACGAAATTAGAGAAGTTCGTATCAAAGACGTTGATGGTGAAAAGCACTTATATTCTAAGCGTGAAGTTGTAGAATCAGCGTCACCGGAGCCAGAAGAACCAGAAGTTATTAACTAA
- a CDS encoding ankyrin repeat domain-containing protein: MTIDTQTQEILVDAVENDAISVLIDHIKRDLNINEKLSSEETLLHKALQYRKFHISQQLVLLGADINSVDQFNRSPLHHACRSGFYEGAKLLTLIGVNLNQQDHKGRIPLMHAIKFKQMPLVKLLMSKGSDSDIEDNNGFNSLMWAVMHLSPEELKEMMSASEDDGIEEKMEQTFVAHKENEIKVANETFDAIKDENIDSDSADERPTDIPDVIREQLPTMEQAASYSIKEHLASLREKAEQDGFDYQIVHESEDEKDQIIYEDGSTYDDTIKTKEEIETASYSIDRSTPEKSESQPESSEDIYRITSNENTNSVDNERQTVTSTDPSLIERESITVSQQDIKTHQQEKIHVGEYQINVKENEKIERPLSSNHLEQNQNENTTVAGHTDVSPEERTTVEGISEKTWETSKLSGTDHIKEDRSFISGNEHESDIVIQKLKRSEEGSNNEVEDDFMKVKHLQGGEEQEDENSFQVPDSTTDEQNKVILDKKKNITYLRDGFKDEYKDEYGQIRTVDKNVEDDTFGILKSDDRVIKDEYGEITTVNKEVEPSYETKELRRSETPQEPSKARIISGSPEVQQSEKITVSESNHQILENEKIKRPELLTPGKQSDSIDIKRTEGSEPASESSFDRLNDTVKSAKNDKETDGYIVKGSIDEDKNNDVIAIKHLTSDAQEEKENEKSKEENTEELTEQEQKVLENAVDPNMKNAKGQTLCWIASEKGQVALLKKLILQGADYEIKDTKGLSCLMIASLNGHTEVVDYLAHKVRNIDEKRTDGHTALSLAIEADRADCARILIDNSASIDTKIKGNTLLMQAASVGALNSIKLLIMLGQDPIEKNFRGKTALDLAKTMKQKKAFMILGKIVASRIKKDE, from the coding sequence ATGACTATTGATACCCAAACCCAAGAAATCTTGGTTGATGCTGTTGAAAATGACGCTATTTCCGTCTTAATCGATCACATCAAGCGAGATTTAAACATTAACGAGAAGCTTTCCAGTGAAGAAACTCTACTTCACAAGGCACTCCAATACCGTAAATTCCATATTTCTCAACAACTCGTTTTACTTGGTGCCGATATCAATAGTGTTGATCAATTCAATCGTTCTCCTCTTCATCATGCATGCCGCTCTGGATTTTACGAAGGAGCTAAATTACTAACACTCATTGGGGTGAACTTAAATCAGCAGGATCATAAGGGCCGAATTCCTCTTATGCACGCGATTAAGTTCAAGCAAATGCCACTTGTAAAACTTCTCATGAGTAAAGGTAGTGACAGCGACATAGAAGATAACAATGGCTTTAATTCACTAATGTGGGCAGTAATGCACCTCAGTCCAGAAGAGCTCAAAGAAATGATGAGCGCAAGTGAGGACGATGGTATTGAAGAAAAAATGGAACAAACATTTGTTGCGCACAAAGAGAATGAGATCAAGGTTGCAAATGAAACGTTTGATGCTATCAAAGATGAAAACATTGATTCTGACTCAGCTGACGAACGCCCAACAGACATTCCAGATGTCATTCGAGAGCAATTACCAACAATGGAACAAGCAGCAAGCTACTCAATTAAGGAGCATTTAGCTAGCTTACGTGAAAAGGCTGAACAAGATGGTTTTGACTATCAAATAGTTCACGAGTCAGAAGATGAAAAAGATCAGATCATCTATGAAGACGGTTCTACTTATGATGACACTATTAAAACGAAGGAAGAAATTGAGACGGCGTCTTATTCTATAGACCGCTCAACTCCAGAAAAGAGTGAATCCCAGCCAGAGTCCAGTGAGGACATATATCGCATTACGAGCAATGAGAATACTAATTCAGTAGACAATGAAAGACAGACAGTAACGTCAACTGATCCAAGCCTTATTGAACGCGAAAGTATAACAGTAAGCCAACAAGATATTAAAACACACCAACAAGAAAAAATTCACGTTGGCGAGTATCAAATCAATGTTAAAGAAAATGAAAAAATTGAAAGACCACTTTCTAGTAATCATCTGGAGCAAAATCAAAATGAGAACACTACAGTAGCTGGACATACTGATGTATCACCAGAAGAGCGAACAACTGTCGAAGGGATTTCTGAAAAAACGTGGGAAACGTCTAAACTATCTGGAACGGATCACATTAAAGAAGATCGCTCATTTATATCAGGTAATGAGCATGAATCAGACATAGTAATTCAAAAGCTCAAAAGATCTGAAGAGGGTTCAAACAATGAAGTCGAAGATGACTTCATGAAAGTAAAACACTTACAAGGTGGCGAAGAACAGGAAGATGAAAATTCTTTTCAAGTGCCAGACAGTACAACAGATGAGCAAAACAAAGTCATTCTCGACAAGAAGAAAAATATTACTTATCTTCGAGATGGCTTCAAAGATGAATATAAAGATGAATATGGTCAAATTCGTACTGTGGATAAAAATGTTGAGGACGACACCTTTGGAATTCTTAAGTCAGATGATCGCGTTATTAAGGATGAGTATGGAGAAATCACTACTGTAAACAAAGAAGTCGAGCCTTCATACGAGACAAAGGAACTTCGTCGATCTGAAACACCACAAGAGCCTTCGAAGGCGAGAATAATTAGCGGTTCACCAGAAGTTCAACAATCTGAAAAAATCACAGTCAGTGAGTCTAATCACCAAATTCTTGAGAATGAAAAAATAAAAAGGCCTGAACTTCTCACTCCAGGCAAACAGTCAGACTCTATAGATATTAAGAGAACTGAAGGATCTGAACCGGCATCAGAATCTAGCTTTGACCGGCTAAATGATACTGTAAAATCAGCAAAAAATGACAAAGAGACCGATGGTTATATCGTCAAAGGATCTATAGACGAAGATAAGAATAATGATGTGATTGCCATTAAGCATCTAACCTCTGATGCTCAAGAAGAGAAAGAGAATGAGAAGTCAAAAGAGGAAAATACTGAAGAACTAACAGAACAAGAACAAAAAGTTCTCGAAAATGCTGTTGATCCCAACATGAAAAATGCCAAGGGACAAACCCTATGCTGGATAGCTTCGGAGAAGGGTCAAGTTGCACTTTTAAAGAAACTCATTCTCCAGGGAGCAGATTATGAAATCAAAGACACAAAAGGTTTATCTTGTCTAATGATTGCCTCGCTTAATGGACATACTGAAGTTGTTGATTATCTCGCTCACAAAGTTCGCAATATTGACGAGAAAAGAACTGATGGTCACACAGCACTGTCACTGGCAATTGAGGCAGACCGTGCAGATTGTGCTCGTATCCTCATTGATAACTCTGCAAGTATTGACACTAAAATCAAAGGCAATACTCTCCTAATGCAAGCAGCATCTGTAGGAGCCTTAAACTCTATCAAGCTTCTTATTATGCTAGGGCAAGATCCTATTGAAAAAAACTTCCGTGGAAAAACAGCATTAGACTTAGCCAAGACGATGAAACAGAAAAAAGCCTTTATGATTCTCGGAAAAATCGTAGCCTCAAGGATAAAGAAAGATGAATGA
- a CDS encoding NAD(P)/FAD-dependent oxidoreductase, translating into MNKIYEIAVVGGGAAGIMATLRGVLNNDEVLLFPGDGKDKKRSRAFWVSKVENMPGYHDYKKGIDNPNKSTIEWIEQSHFKDRLTQVKNVGVRSITKRDDFFEITDSNDQKYKAKYVVLCTGIMDVQPHFNNSIKEIFPYANAQTVDYCLRCDGHHVLGKHTSIIGNTSSAAWVAVMLKERYQTPSMSILLNGAKAEFDDDVKELIDLYKIEVFESEIIEVLGDKKTGVLEGYRFKSGRQLQSEFTFVSLGTIVYNELAKEIGAEIDNRGYVVTDSKGMTRVENFYVAGDIRAGFKKQIYTAWDMAVDTVDDINRKIRAERRHILLEKKRNKS; encoded by the coding sequence ATGAATAAAATTTATGAAATTGCAGTTGTTGGTGGTGGGGCTGCTGGAATTATGGCCACACTAAGAGGTGTTCTCAATAACGATGAAGTTTTATTATTTCCAGGTGATGGAAAAGATAAAAAGCGTTCACGTGCATTTTGGGTTTCTAAAGTAGAAAATATGCCAGGCTATCATGATTATAAAAAAGGTATTGATAACCCAAATAAGTCAACTATCGAATGGATAGAGCAAAGTCATTTCAAAGATAGGCTCACACAAGTTAAAAATGTTGGAGTAAGATCAATTACCAAAAGAGATGATTTTTTCGAAATAACCGATAGTAATGATCAGAAATATAAAGCAAAGTATGTCGTACTTTGTACTGGGATCATGGATGTTCAACCTCACTTTAATAATTCAATCAAAGAGATCTTCCCATATGCAAATGCACAAACCGTAGATTACTGTCTCCGTTGTGATGGACATCATGTACTTGGAAAACATACTTCAATCATTGGAAATACAAGCAGTGCAGCTTGGGTCGCTGTAATGCTAAAGGAAAGATATCAAACACCAAGTATGAGCATTCTCCTAAATGGTGCAAAGGCTGAATTTGATGATGATGTAAAAGAGTTAATTGATTTATATAAAATTGAAGTATTTGAGAGTGAGATTATAGAGGTTCTTGGTGACAAAAAAACGGGCGTGCTTGAAGGCTACCGTTTTAAAAGTGGGCGCCAACTCCAGAGTGAATTTACGTTTGTTTCACTTGGAACAATTGTTTATAATGAATTAGCGAAGGAAATTGGAGCTGAGATAGATAATCGAGGTTATGTCGTTACTGACTCTAAAGGAATGACAAGAGTTGAAAATTTCTATGTCGCTGGTGATATTAGAGCAGGCTTTAAAAAGCAAATTTATACTGCATGGGATATGGCCGTAGATACAGTTGATGACATCAATAGAAAAATTAGGGCAGAAAGGAGACATATTCTCCTTGAAAAAAAAAGGAATAAAAGTTGA
- a CDS encoding DegT/DnrJ/EryC1/StrS family aminotransferase, with protein sequence MKIPRGRYFAKTSELLNLLINTIFSFNSSTDEINLSIEALTKKNLTNNQSFIFSPSFRIGLYYALSAIKKIYPDRKRIVTTSITIPDTINAIRLNQLQELFIEMDEETHGIDIQNAKECLDSDVLAIIVTHLSGSIDPELSSLYKYCKDRNIFVIEDFSQAYGNEHCFKFADISIGSLSTGKTASTLIGGIITTKDQYILNEIKNEKSKNEDRNKVQKSMIIFQIIDSLKINFFCNRYIFSFATYYALRIFKILFPSSYSKLEQARTITRAINQDRFFENSFTHREAFPSFFFFSLSKGQLSLYMKMLKRLISGNRKRREILELYLNLLSEDSKKAIPKNFLTLENNTYYHIPIKTYGKRDLIQNLFFKNGVDISSYGLPLCHSYFSETNKQISERIKYDTLFIPINEFSTDDDVKKIANVTNKIYMQLKEISVISRAPLSGNAN encoded by the coding sequence ATGAAAATCCCTAGAGGTAGATATTTTGCCAAGACCTCTGAGTTATTAAATTTACTCATCAATACAATTTTTTCATTTAATTCATCAACAGATGAAATCAATCTAAGTATCGAAGCTTTAACAAAGAAAAATTTAACAAATAATCAATCATTTATTTTTTCACCTTCATTTCGAATTGGTCTTTACTATGCGTTGAGTGCCATTAAAAAGATTTATCCTGATCGCAAAAGAATTGTTACAACATCCATTACAATTCCAGACACGATAAATGCCATTCGCTTAAATCAGCTCCAAGAATTATTCATTGAGATGGATGAGGAAACTCATGGTATTGACATTCAGAATGCAAAAGAGTGTCTCGACTCTGATGTATTAGCGATTATAGTCACACATCTAAGTGGGTCTATAGACCCCGAATTATCTTCACTCTACAAGTATTGTAAGGATAGAAATATTTTCGTCATCGAAGATTTCTCTCAGGCTTATGGCAACGAGCACTGCTTTAAATTTGCAGACATCTCAATTGGATCACTATCCACAGGAAAAACAGCATCAACACTTATTGGCGGGATTATTACAACCAAAGATCAATACATATTAAATGAAATTAAAAACGAAAAATCGAAGAATGAGGACAGAAATAAAGTTCAAAAATCAATGATTATATTCCAAATTATTGACAGTCTTAAAATCAATTTCTTTTGCAATAGATATATTTTTAGCTTTGCCACTTACTACGCTCTACGTATATTTAAAATACTATTTCCTTCCTCTTACTCAAAGCTTGAGCAAGCGAGAACAATCACAAGGGCCATTAATCAAGACCGTTTTTTTGAAAACTCGTTTACACACAGAGAAGCTTTTCCTTCCTTTTTCTTCTTTTCACTAAGTAAAGGACAACTATCTTTGTATATGAAGATGCTCAAGCGTCTAATATCAGGAAACCGAAAGAGAAGAGAAATTTTAGAACTATATCTTAACTTATTAAGTGAAGACTCAAAGAAAGCTATTCCAAAGAACTTCCTTACTCTTGAGAACAATACGTACTACCATATCCCTATAAAGACTTATGGAAAAAGGGATCTCATTCAAAATCTATTCTTTAAAAATGGAGTTGATATCTCTTCATATGGTCTTCCTCTTTGTCACAGTTATTTCTCAGAAACTAACAAGCAGATATCAGAACGCATTAAATATGATACTCTATTCATACCAATAAACGAGTTTTCAACAGATGATGATGTTAAGAAAATTGCGAATGTGACAAATAAAATTTACATGCAATTGAAAGAAATTTCTGTAATTTCTCGCGCACCTTTGTCGGGTAACGCAAACTGA
- a CDS encoding radical SAM protein, translating into MMFLLQYSRPIYFFLSKVYGVFLRATNNILNLAPLRITLHPTSRCNFKCSYCHVATGLNNDKDPIELSEWMKVVSRIRPFSIVSFTGGEPLLFKNIESLIKKSKKRLCMVTLVTNGSLLTPEKIDSLYESGLDYLMISIDGFEKIHDESRGVPGSFAKIKKALDYIDQKYNNRLSVGLKVVLSETSIEGVFELLEFSKKHRCVSDVAFNLIYDNVPNGALYSFSDLENENFYVGNTFEYSEEAKLRLQRFLSSKEGRAVKSAFTLKLKNQNDLLDYITSPRSYGVKKCTLPWTDISVLPNGDITSCLNYRLGNVKEIDYQLGTIVKAKRTKLFQKFMKINQFLPACEGCPLAHCHQAKR; encoded by the coding sequence ATGATGTTTCTGTTGCAGTATTCAAGACCGATCTATTTCTTCCTTTCAAAGGTTTACGGTGTCTTCTTACGTGCGACCAATAATATCCTTAATCTTGCTCCTCTCCGAATAACACTCCATCCGACATCGCGATGTAACTTTAAGTGTTCTTACTGCCACGTCGCTACTGGACTAAATAATGACAAGGATCCAATTGAGCTTAGCGAGTGGATGAAGGTTGTTAGTAGAATCAGACCATTCTCGATTGTCAGTTTTACTGGTGGAGAGCCATTACTCTTTAAAAATATAGAATCACTTATTAAGAAGTCAAAAAAACGCCTATGCATGGTGACTCTTGTTACGAATGGAAGTCTTCTAACTCCAGAAAAGATAGATTCGCTTTATGAAAGTGGTTTAGATTATTTAATGATTTCGATCGACGGCTTTGAGAAAATCCATGATGAAAGTCGAGGCGTGCCAGGTTCATTTGCCAAGATCAAGAAAGCATTGGACTACATTGACCAAAAATATAATAATCGCTTGAGCGTTGGACTAAAGGTTGTTCTAAGTGAAACCTCAATAGAAGGGGTTTTCGAATTATTGGAATTTAGTAAGAAGCATCGTTGTGTTTCTGATGTTGCCTTTAACCTTATCTATGACAATGTTCCTAATGGTGCACTTTATTCATTTAGTGATCTTGAAAATGAAAACTTCTATGTGGGAAATACTTTTGAATATAGTGAAGAGGCAAAGCTGCGCCTTCAGCGATTTCTAAGCTCCAAAGAGGGGCGAGCGGTCAAGTCAGCATTTACATTAAAACTAAAAAATCAGAACGATTTACTCGACTATATTACTTCACCTCGATCATATGGTGTAAAAAAGTGCACTTTACCTTGGACAGATATCTCAGTTCTTCCTAATGGAGACATTACTTCATGCTTAAACTATAGACTTGGAAACGTTAAAGAGATCGATTATCAATTGGGAACTATAGTTAAAGCAAAGCGTACAAAGCTTTTTCAAAAATTCATGAAGATAAATCAATTCCTACCCGCATGTGAGGGTTGCCCACTAGCTCATTGTCATCAAGCTAAACGATGA